Within Anolis sagrei isolate rAnoSag1 chromosome X, rAnoSag1.mat, whole genome shotgun sequence, the genomic segment gcttaaggagctgggcatgtttagcctgaagaagagaaggctgagaggagacatgatagccatgtataaatatgtgagaggaagccacagggaggaggagggagcaagcttcctttctgcttccctggagactaggacgcaatggagccatggcttcaaactacaagagaggagattccatctgaacatgaggaagaacttcctgactgtgagagctgttcagcagtggaactctctgccccggagggagtgtggtggaggctccttctttggaagcttttaaacagaggctggatggccatctgtcaggggtgctttgaatgcaacattcctgcttcttggcagaatggggttggactggatgatggcccaggaggtctcttccaactcttggattctatgattctataacttcctgactgcgagagccgttcagcagtggaactccctgccccggagggagtgtggtggaggctccctctttggaagcttttaagcagaggctggatggccatctgtcaggggtgatttgaatgcgatattcctgcttcttggcagaatggggttggactggatgatggcccaggaggtctcttcccactctttgattctatgataggacaatgacgactagaattggataggatttgacaatgcggaatgaacttacggattctgagcttggcgaacgttgatcattagattgttttttattaattgtgatgtataactggattgtttaattgttttataatggtTGTGATGTACGTTTTATctgttgtgctggcatcgaattgtgccttttgtaagccgccctgagtcccccctcgggggttgagaagggcggggtagaaatgcgcaaaataaaataataaatatattgtcgaaggctttcatggctggaatcactacgttcttgtgggttttttcgggctatagagccatgttctagaggcatttctcctgacgtttcgcctgcatctatggcaagcttccacctcaaacctctgaggaagcttgccatagatgcaggcgaaacgtcaggagaaatgcctctagaacatggctctatagcccgaaaaaacccacaagaacctaaaataataaatagtcgGGCACCCCCTTTCCCCTCACAGCCGCAGCCGAGTAAGCCACGTTTCGGAGGGGAATGAAGACCGAGGAAAGAAACTCCTGACCCAGGGACATGAGCCTGGTTGCATAACCCTGGATTGAGCCCCATGCCATTATGTAAACATGGTCTCCAATTTGCTCTGCCAAGTCCTTTGGCCACCTTTTGCCTCCTCGGCACAACTACAGCTGGCCGGAAAAGAGTTTGGGTCCTTTCTCCTTCCAGCTCACTTTCAAGGGCTTATCAGCTGGAGATTGCTGGGCAGACAAACATTTCTGCCCACCTGTGCCAGCCTGTGCCTGTGCCAGCCTTACCCTGAAGGACCTGCTTCTCTTATCCCCCTTCCCGCCCCCCAAGGTTCAGCAAgcaagcactgggattgtggcgtaGCTGGATGAGTGTcacctgcattaagatcactctgaccaaaaaggtcatgagttcgaagccagcccaggttggagtgggtttccaaccaattgtgtgtagcctgttgtcgacctttgcaacctgaaagacagttgcatctgtcaagtaggagaattaggtaccaccttaaaaagtgaggggaggctaaattaactgatttatgaggccgtaAAGAaggctccagcaaaagcattccagcggggaagcatgcggggattgcggaagtacttcatcagcctgggttggagtgggtttccaaccaattgtgtgtagcctgttgtcgacctttgcaacctgaaagacagttgcatctgtcaagtaggaaaactaggtaccaccttaaaaagtgtggggaggctaaattaactgatttatgaggccataaagaagactccagcactccagcggggaagcatgcggggaatgcggaagtgtttCATCAAcccggttggagtgggtttccaaccaattgtgtgtagcctgttgccgacctttgcaacccaaaagacagttgcatctgtcaagtaggagaattaggtaccaccttaaagtgtggggaggctaaattaactgatttatgaggccataaagaagactccagcagggaagcatgcggggaatgcggaagtgcttcatcagtgtcgcagatggacgatgaaagcaacggccagaaaaagttaaatagcgtctgtgtatgtctgtatatgtttgtatgtcaaaaattggcactgaatgtttgccatatatgtgtacactgtaattcccctgagtcccctgcggggtgaggagaagggcagaatagaaaagctgcaaataaataaataaagccccaccctggtcattccacagatatataaacccattttcctaattccaacagacctcacaacctctgaggatgcttgccatagatgcaggcgaaacgtcaggagagaatgcctccagaacatggccatatagcccgaaaaaacctacaacaacccactaattaaggtggtcagttgaaacattcacacctagctccagcggacaagagtactttgtctcaccctggtcattccacagatatataaacccattgtcctaattccaacagacctcactccctctgaggatgcttgccagagatgcaggcgaaacgtcaggagaaaatgcctctagaacatggccatatagcccgaaaaaacccacaagaacctaataaataaAGCCTTTCCCCCTGCTTTGCTCATCCACTCAGCCCTAGGAACCTTGAGCTCTCTTGGCTGCGACGTTACTTCAATGATAACTCCGCCATTCCCTTCTCTGGTTGTAATGGACCCCCCCTTCCAGAGGCGGGGGTGTCCCCAGTGGCATCACAACTCAAATGGGAAAAGGCCTGGCCTGGCTTGTTGTTGCTCTGCAAAGAAGAGGAGACACGGAGATCAGGTTCTAAGCACAGAGGAATAATTTAATGGGGAGCGGGCAGGACCTCAGCCTCCCCCCTGCCTCCCACAACCCTCTCTGGCAGAAACAAAACTGGAAAAAAGATGTATTGGAACCTTTCTtagaaaagcaaaaataaatactggaaatagGTGTGCAGAGGTGGCCCAGGTGAGTCCatcgcacacacacgcacacttgAACAAGCGCCCATGGCACGGAAGAAGAGGCGCACGGGCCAAACACCAGCCTCTGCCTGGAGCCCGGAGTCCCTTGGCTCTGCTCCTAGACGAAGGCGTGGACCTGGAGGTTCCCTTCCAGCGTGGCTTGGTAGATCTCGATGGTCTCCACCAAGGGCAGCGGCTCAGCGCTTTCGATGATGGCGATGGTCTCTCCGAACTCGGTGCACATGATGGTCTGGACAGGCTGGACAGCCGCCCCTCCGTTTGTGGCTCCCACCGAAGGGTCCGGCGCGGCCAGCACCAGCGCCTCCTGTTGAGGCTCCGCTTCCGCGTGGGTTTTGCGGTGGCTGCGCAGGTGGGAGAGGGTCTTGAAAGTCCGGGAGCAGAGGGGGCAGGGGTGGGGCCGCTCGCCCGTGTGGATGCGCCGGTGCTCGGCCAGGTGCATGGACTGCACAAAGGTCTTGCCGCAGTCCCGGCAGCGGAAGGGGCGCTCGCCCGTGTGCAGCCGCCGGTGCTCCTGCAGGTGGGTGGCCTGCCGGAAGGCCTTCCCGCACTCGGGGCAGGGGAAGGGGCGCTCGCCCGTGTGGATGCGCTGGTGCAGCTGCAGCCCCGAGGCCGCCATGAAGCCCTTCCCGCAGACAGCGCACTTGTGGGGACGCAGGCCGGCGTGGCGCTGCTGGTGCCGGCTCAGCCCGCTCGGGGTGGTGAAGGTCTTGCCGCAGAGCGGGCACGGGAATGGGCGCTGGCCCGAGTGCGCCAGCTGGTGGGCAGCCAGCTTGGCCGGGGAGCCCAGGTACTTGCCGCAGGAGAGGCAGGGGTACGTCCGGGAGGGGCCCAGCTCCCGGCGGCGGGCACAGCGGTGCTCCTGCAGCTTGGCGGCCTCCGCGAAGAGGGCGTTGCAGTCCGGGCAGCGGTGGGGCTCGCGCCCAGCGTGGCTGAGCCGGTGCAGCTCCAAGAGGCAGCGCCGGGGGAAAGTCTTCTCGCACTCGGGGCAGGGGAAGGGCAGGCTCGCCTGGTGCAGGGCCAGCTGGTAAGGGCGGGCGAAGGTGGCCCCGCAGTCCTGGCAGGTGTGGGGGCCCTGGCGGGCGGGCACGAGGTGCAGGAGGCGGTGCTGGCGCAGGTTGGAGGACTGGGTGAAGCGCTTGCCGCACACCTGGCACTGGTAGGGGCGCTCCCCGGTGTGGGTGATGTGGTGCCGCGCCAGGTTGGCCTGCGAGACGAAGGTCTTTCCGCACTCGGAGCACTGGAAGGGCCGCTCCCCGGTGTGGGTGCGCAGGTGGTTCCGCACGTGCACCAGCTTCTTGAACTTCTTGCTGCACATGGGGCACTTGTGCTTGCGCTCCAGGACGTGCACCACCCGCTTGTGGCGCACCATCCGGAGGTAGGTGGAGAAGCCCTTGCCACACTGCGGGCACAGGAAGCCCGCCCCGCTGCCCTCTGCTCCCGGCCCCTTCTTtggggaggaagtggaggaggggggcttgggggaggAAGAGGACCCTCCACCACTGTTGCTGCCACCGTTGACCACCGTCTCCCCATCGCTCGGGACTGGCTCCAGGGTCTGCCTGCCGAGCCCCGGCTTCACGTTCCCTCGGGCGGGGGGCACCCCGCTCTTGCCCGCGTGTGTGCGCCGGTGGTACAGGAACTTGGTCATGTTGCTGAAGGCCTTGCCACAGTGGCAGCGGTGCAGGGGGTTGGCGGTGTGGTTCTTGCGGTGCGTGACGAGCGTCATCTCGGTGGAGAAGCCCAGGCCGCAGTCCACGCAGAGGTAGAGCGCCTCCCCCTTGTGCACCCGCATGTGCTGCTCCAGGGAGGCCGCCTTCTTGAAGATCTTGTTGCAGTTGGGGCACTCGTAGGTGCCGTCCATGTGCGCCCGCTGGTGCGCCAGCAGCCGCTTGGCCGTGGTGAAGCCGCGCTGGCACTCCCCACAGAGGAACTCCTCCGGCTGGCTCCGCGCATGATGCTCCAGCCGGTGCTGCTCCAGGGCTTCCGCTGAGGCAAAGGCCTGCTTGCATTCACCACAGCTGAGCGCCTTCGTGGAGGGCGATGCGGGCAGGGGGGCGTCTTCTTCAGGACCCCGCAATGGAGATGTCCGGGGGCTGGCCGCTTCTTGAACCGCCGCTGCCGCCACCGTGCCTTCAGGGGGCTCTGCGCTCTCCTTCTCGATCTCCGTGAAATGCTCTCCCTGATGCTCAAGCAGCTCCTCGGGAGTCAGGAAGAGGCCGGCGCACTCGGAGCATTCATAGGGGTGCACCGGCGGGGCAGGCGGAAGGGAGGGCGGGCGGGGAAGGGGAGGCGAGGGGCAGGCCGTTGCGGCCGGCTCTTTCTGGCGGTGCGCCCGGCGGTGGGCCAGCCAGAGTGCGGTGGAGGGGAAGAGCTCCTGGCACTCGTTGCACTGGTAGCGGATCTGCCCCGGGGTGGGCGGGGGCCGGGAGGGGACCTCCCTGGGGTGCACTTCCTGGTGGGCCAGGAGCTCGTCCGGGGAGCCCAGGGCGCAGCCGCACTCCAGGCACTGGAAGCCGCTGCTCTCCTGGGTCGGGGCCACGGCTCCTTCTTCCGCAGGAGGAGGAGTAGGGGTCTCCGGGAGGTGGCTCTGGTGGTGGATCAGCACTGCTTCCAGCGTGTCGTAGAGCAGCCCGCACTCGGAGCACATGTACTGGTGCTGCAGGAAGAGCGACTGGGACAGGTCCTCCGCCATGGCgcctggggagggagggggaagagcgGGTGAAGAAAGGCTGCCTGCCCCCACCCCAGGCCACCCTTGGTTCACCACTGACTTATTACTCCCCATCATGCTCTCAATATGCCCccaacacccacccacccacacagaggtggccctaggtaattttcaacggtaagcaaacagtattcagTGTTGTtgtctggaacaccctccccaaagatcttagacaggcccctacactggcagtcttcagaaagaacttgaagacctggctgttccaatgtgcctttcccgattaggaaatctccaataccaagtcccagaagcactttagtagaactatgATTgcggcacactgcacttaccctagaatccttatataccacctgtcacatcagcacttttaatcctgtgcCCAtaactctggcctggcccagttttatagtgttttgatgtattgtttattgcttgttgtttaatattgctttaactgtttttaatttgctttaggttttgtattgttatgttgtgttttgaggccttggcctttgtaagccgcatcgagtccttcgggagatgctcgcggggtacaaataaagataataataataataataataataataataataatatccccccccccccaaccaattaggagtatagtgtctaggtccagggaagtcctgctccccatgctctattccgctttggttagaccacacctggaatattgtgtccaattctgggccccacaattcaagagagatattgactctaagctggaatgtgtccagaggagggcgactaaaatgatcaagagtctggagaacaagccctatgaggagtggcttaaggagctgggcatgtttagcctgaagaagagaaggctgagaggagatatgatagccatgtataaatatgtgagaggaagccacagggaggaggagggagcaagcttgttttctgcttccctggagactaggacgcaatggagccatggcttcaaactacaagagaggagattccatctgaacatgaggaagaacttcctgactgtgagagctgttcagcagtggaactctctgccccggagggagtgtggtggaggctccttctttggaagcttttaaacagaggctggatggccatctgtcaggggtgctttgaatgcaacattcctgcttcttggcagaatggggttggactggatgatggcccaggaggtctcttccaactcttggattctatgattctataacttcctgactgcgagagccgttcagcagtggaactccctgccccggagggagtgtggtggaggctccctctttggaagcttttaagcagaggctggatggccatctgtcaggggtgatttgaatgcgatattcctgcttcttggcagaatggggttggactggatgatggcccaggaggtctcttcccactctttgattctatgataggacaatgacgactagaattggataggatttgacaatgcggaatgaacttacggattctgagcttggcgaacgttgatcattagattgttttttattaattgtgatgtataactggattgtttaattgttttataatggtTGTGATGTACGTTTTATctgttgtgctggcatcgaattgtgccttttgtaagccgccctgagtcccccctcgggggttgagaagggcggggtagaaatgcgcaaaataaaataataaatatattgtcgaaggctttcatggctg encodes:
- the LOC137095017 gene encoding zinc finger protein 574-like encodes the protein MAEDLSQSLFLQHQYMCSECGLLYDTLEAVLIHHQSHLPETPTPPPAEEGAVAPTQESSGFQCLECGCALGSPDELLAHQEVHPREVPSRPPPTPGQIRYQCNECQELFPSTALWLAHRRAHRQKEPAATACPSPPLPRPPSLPPAPPVHPYECSECAGLFLTPEELLEHQGEHFTEIEKESAEPPEGTVAAAAVQEAASPRTSPLRGPEEDAPLPASPSTKALSCGECKQAFASAEALEQHRLEHHARSQPEEFLCGECQRGFTTAKRLLAHQRAHMDGTYECPNCNKIFKKAASLEQHMRVHKGEALYLCVDCGLGFSTEMTLVTHRKNHTANPLHRCHCGKAFSNMTKFLYHRRTHAGKSGVPPARGNVKPGLGRQTLEPVPSDGETVVNGGSNSGGGSSSSPKPPSSTSSPKKGPGAEGSGAGFLCPQCGKGFSTYLRMVRHKRVVHVLERKHKCPMCSKKFKKLVHVRNHLRTHTGERPFQCSECGKTFVSQANLARHHITHTGERPYQCQVCGKRFTQSSNLRQHRLLHLVPARQGPHTCQDCGATFARPYQLALHQASLPFPCPECEKTFPRRCLLELHRLSHAGREPHRCPDCNALFAEAAKLQEHRCARRRELGPSRTYPCLSCGKYLGSPAKLAAHQLAHSGQRPFPCPLCGKTFTTPSGLSRHQQRHAGLRPHKCAVCGKGFMAASGLQLHQRIHTGERPFPCPECGKAFRQATHLQEHRRLHTGERPFRCRDCGKTFVQSMHLAEHRRIHTGERPHPCPLCSRTFKTLSHLRSHRKTHAEAEPQQEALVLAAPDPSVGATNGGAAVQPVQTIMCTEFGETIAIIESAEPLPLVETIEIYQATLEGNLQVHAFV